A single Frondihabitans peucedani DNA region contains:
- a CDS encoding recombinase family protein: MVRRAGYIRLSRDDSKSLSIENQERALSEYDPDMPIWVDRGVSGSINLTDATSEWSTKVRPFFAADPVNTEIVVYTFDRLGRSKGAVLFEVETMTKAGGSLHVIREGTTFTDAEDLSQAIELTFRSLSDESYRTEGRKKTQRAIDALKAAEVPLGRKPSLTEKQITEIKKLHSLDLGLTSIGKAVRTKRKKDGVMTATSPRVIARVLAGEYESREAYERRDLSAREAMAARAVLDRIGERA, translated from the coding sequence ATGGTAAGACGGGCTGGATACATCAGGCTAAGCCGCGACGACAGCAAGAGCCTCTCCATCGAGAACCAGGAGCGTGCGCTCTCGGAATACGATCCCGACATGCCTATCTGGGTAGATAGGGGAGTATCCGGATCGATCAACCTCACCGACGCCACCAGCGAATGGTCCACGAAGGTGCGGCCGTTCTTTGCGGCTGATCCGGTCAACACCGAGATCGTCGTTTACACCTTCGACCGACTGGGCCGGAGCAAGGGTGCGGTTCTCTTCGAGGTCGAGACGATGACCAAGGCAGGCGGGTCGCTCCATGTGATCCGCGAGGGTACGACTTTCACCGACGCGGAGGATCTCAGCCAGGCGATCGAGCTGACCTTCCGCTCGCTTTCGGATGAGAGCTACCGCACCGAAGGACGCAAGAAGACCCAGCGAGCCATCGATGCCCTCAAGGCTGCTGAGGTTCCGCTGGGTCGCAAGCCGTCTCTCACCGAGAAGCAGATCACGGAAATCAAGAAGCTCCATAGTCTGGATCTTGGTTTGACTTCCATCGGTAAGGCCGTCCGCACGAAGCGGAAGAAGGATGGAGTCATGACTGCTACCTCGCCTCGTGTGATCGCCCGTGTGCTCGCTGGCGAGTATGAGAGCCGAGAAGCCTACGAGCGCCGGGATCTTTCGGCACGAGAGGCGATGGCTGCTCGCGCTGTACTGGATCGCATTGGAGAACGAGCATGA
- a CDS encoding restriction endonuclease, with the protein MDQAHREGSDTDPSDLRNDELEREPVAVEDSDDFALGSLDFDGLSPTDFEEFSFDLMAESGFSNVDWRKGTPLAASPADRGRDIVARKTLTDIDGHQYEEQWFVDCKHYKRGVPPDALQGTLAWAMVERPAVVLFIASGYLTNGAKDWIADYERTNRPPFRIRVWEKPQLLRLVEKNLDLAFRHDVGTSALRRVSEILRSESEFMDRLWYGRKPADENVDLYDWADDIRAGMLAAKRRMEEQYGLDELAKDVETDWAWGYLSGKISALRWVLGDDWDNLDS; encoded by the coding sequence ATGGATCAGGCGCATCGCGAGGGATCAGACACGGATCCGTCCGACCTTCGGAATGACGAACTGGAGCGAGAGCCTGTAGCAGTCGAGGACAGCGACGACTTCGCGCTCGGATCGCTCGACTTTGACGGGCTCTCGCCCACAGACTTCGAGGAGTTCTCTTTCGACCTCATGGCCGAGAGCGGTTTCTCCAATGTGGACTGGCGCAAGGGCACACCCCTCGCAGCTTCGCCCGCTGACCGTGGCCGAGACATCGTTGCTCGGAAGACGCTGACCGACATCGACGGGCACCAGTACGAGGAACAGTGGTTCGTCGACTGCAAGCATTACAAGCGAGGGGTGCCGCCCGATGCCCTCCAGGGAACCCTCGCCTGGGCCATGGTTGAGCGTCCGGCTGTGGTCCTCTTCATTGCGTCCGGCTACCTCACCAACGGGGCGAAGGACTGGATCGCGGACTACGAGCGAACCAATCGGCCTCCGTTCCGCATCCGGGTCTGGGAGAAGCCACAGCTCCTCCGACTGGTGGAGAAGAACCTCGATCTGGCCTTCCGGCACGATGTCGGCACGAGCGCGCTGAGGCGTGTTTCGGAGATCCTGCGGTCGGAGTCGGAGTTCATGGATCGACTCTGGTACGGGCGCAAGCCTGCTGACGAGAATGTCGATCTCTACGACTGGGCGGATGACATTAGGGCGGGGATGCTCGCCGCCAAGCGTCGGATGGAAGAGCAATACGGCCTAGATGAACTGGCAAAGGATGTCGAGACAGACTGGGCCTGGGGCTACCTTTCGGGCAAGATCTCTGCGCTGCGTTGGGTCCTCGGTGATGATTGGGACAATCTCGACAGCTGA
- a CDS encoding DUF5343 domain-containing protein codes for MANELPLTTNTASLTRFLTHIQGSGVPAKVDRSYLKSVGFKSGNDGYIIPVLKHIGFISTSGAPETRWRSYRDKTRAPKILAQGIQEGYADLFEVYPEAYRKDEEALRNWVRSKTEYDEVKVGHAVKTFQALGAMAEFDKPVDGQSDAEITPAEASVPIVQATVPNAAALAASPSPGATTPSFNINIELHLPPSADADTYDKFFAAMKKHLFPDASA; via the coding sequence GTGGCCAACGAACTACCCCTGACGACGAACACCGCATCACTCACGCGGTTCCTGACTCATATTCAGGGCAGTGGGGTTCCAGCCAAGGTCGACCGAAGCTACTTGAAGAGTGTCGGATTCAAGAGTGGCAATGACGGCTACATCATCCCTGTGCTCAAGCACATCGGCTTCATCTCGACTAGTGGTGCGCCGGAGACAAGGTGGCGTAGCTATCGCGACAAAACTCGGGCTCCGAAAATCCTCGCACAGGGGATCCAGGAGGGTTACGCGGATCTCTTTGAGGTGTACCCGGAGGCCTACCGGAAGGACGAAGAGGCGCTTCGGAACTGGGTTCGCAGTAAGACCGAGTATGACGAAGTCAAGGTCGGTCACGCTGTGAAGACTTTTCAGGCTCTGGGAGCCATGGCGGAATTCGATAAGCCCGTGGACGGCCAGTCGGACGCCGAAATCACTCCGGCTGAAGCATCAGTGCCGATCGTTCAAGCCACCGTGCCCAATGCGGCTGCACTCGCCGCGTCGCCCTCTCCCGGTGCAACTACACCTTCCTTCAACATCAACATCGAGCTTCACCTCCCGCCTTCGGCCGACGCTGACACCTACGACAAGTTCTTCGCCGCCATGAAAAAGCACCTGTTCCCGGATGCCTCAGCTTGA
- a CDS encoding Abi family protein, whose amino-acid sequence MSADVKAYNTYAEQVTLLESRGMAIGDRDVAIATLRRVNYYRLSGYWYPFRKLSQNGRQDDFFPGTRFDDVAALYDFDARLRAATFAALTPVELALRALLGHELGRIDPCVHLEPTKLGPTARQGDRYSRWVERYRKELAQSREDFVEHHKHKYAGRLPVWVATDLLDWGSLTYLFGFALRSVQDTVADACGLTAPQLTSWFKALNLVRNTCAHHGRLFNRVHTISPKLPRSGQHPDLDAVSTDWSRTFGQLTLVQFLADRLQLERSRLLPAVLKTFPSIEIVPLAHVGAPNNWQSASRLWA is encoded by the coding sequence ATGAGCGCGGACGTCAAGGCATACAACACGTACGCCGAGCAAGTGACGCTTCTGGAAAGCCGCGGCATGGCCATCGGGGACCGCGACGTCGCCATTGCCACCCTGCGGAGGGTGAACTACTACCGGCTGAGCGGCTACTGGTACCCGTTTAGGAAGCTGTCCCAGAACGGACGGCAAGACGACTTCTTTCCTGGTACTCGCTTTGACGACGTCGCTGCTCTTTACGACTTCGACGCTAGACTCCGTGCCGCCACCTTCGCCGCGCTGACGCCTGTGGAGCTGGCTCTTCGCGCGCTTCTCGGGCATGAGCTGGGTCGGATCGACCCGTGCGTTCATCTCGAGCCGACCAAGCTCGGTCCCACGGCGCGGCAGGGGGATCGCTATTCGAGGTGGGTAGAGCGCTATCGGAAGGAGCTCGCTCAGTCTCGTGAGGACTTCGTTGAGCATCACAAGCACAAGTACGCGGGACGCCTGCCGGTCTGGGTAGCGACGGACCTCCTAGATTGGGGAAGCCTCACCTACCTCTTCGGATTCGCCCTTCGCAGCGTTCAGGACACAGTGGCTGATGCCTGCGGCCTGACCGCGCCTCAGCTGACCAGCTGGTTCAAGGCGCTCAATCTCGTGCGGAACACGTGCGCTCATCACGGACGCCTCTTCAATCGCGTTCATACGATTTCGCCCAAACTTCCTAGATCTGGCCAGCATCCCGACCTGGATGCTGTATCCACCGACTGGAGCCGCACATTCGGTCAGCTCACCCTCGTGCAATTCCTGGCTGACCGACTGCAACTAGAGCGAAGTCGCTTGCTGCCGGCCGTGCTGAAGACCTTTCCCTCAATCGAGATTGTTCCGCTTGCGCACGTCGGAGCGCCCAACAACTGGCAAAGCGCATCGCGCCTCTGGGCCTGA
- a CDS encoding LON peptidase substrate-binding domain-containing protein: MAASPMFPLGSVLFPGVPIQLRVFEPRYLTLLGRLLDEDEPGFEFGVVLIERGSEAGGGDQRASVGTMARLVTAAAGADDLFIVGVGTRRFTVERWVGEDPYPRAELSILPDLEWSEKLEPLRDQAEAAVRRLVARAAGSQVDADIELSEDPVAAVWQLAALAPLGEYDRYNLLRSTTMGGLLRQIIDLTLEAEELWSAESGD; encoded by the coding sequence ATGGCCGCCTCCCCGATGTTCCCGCTCGGATCAGTGCTGTTCCCGGGCGTGCCCATCCAGCTGCGGGTCTTCGAGCCGCGGTATCTGACGTTGCTCGGCCGCCTGCTCGACGAGGACGAACCGGGCTTCGAGTTCGGCGTCGTCCTCATCGAGCGCGGCTCGGAAGCCGGGGGCGGAGACCAGCGCGCCTCGGTCGGGACGATGGCACGCCTCGTGACCGCCGCGGCGGGGGCCGACGACCTGTTCATCGTGGGGGTCGGGACTCGGCGGTTCACGGTCGAGCGCTGGGTCGGTGAGGATCCGTACCCGCGCGCCGAGCTCTCGATCCTGCCCGATCTGGAGTGGTCCGAGAAGCTGGAACCCCTGCGGGACCAGGCCGAGGCAGCTGTCCGCCGCCTGGTCGCTCGCGCTGCGGGCTCGCAGGTGGATGCCGACATCGAGCTCTCGGAGGATCCTGTCGCAGCCGTGTGGCAGCTGGCCGCGCTCGCCCCGCTTGGCGAGTACGACCGGTACAACCTGCTGAGGTCGACGACGATGGGCGGACTCTTGCGTCAGATCATCGATCTGACGCTCGAGGCGGAAGAGCTCTGGTCTGCCGAGTCGGGCGACTGA
- a CDS encoding class I SAM-dependent methyltransferase, whose translation MRASYSETELNEIKARVEPRHGWDFSRMSDWRAPVPWSYEDVVGERLAPRHDVLDIGTGGGEILRSFANRIHTGLGIDIDQQMVQVARENADNPPNVGFRRSSHLLEDVQEVFDVVLSRHAPFSVDAFASHLKDGGVFITQQVGERNMANVKAALGQSVPAPVTRETFDDSALTLLEFREYDVTYIVPDIDSLVFWLRALDTLHADIDGARAIGDASSLNAILQNNVSADGFVTNEHRYLAIAEKSRALAAC comes from the coding sequence GTGAGGGCCTCCTACAGCGAGACGGAACTGAACGAGATCAAGGCGAGGGTGGAGCCCCGTCACGGGTGGGACTTCTCGCGGATGTCCGACTGGCGAGCGCCAGTGCCCTGGAGCTACGAGGATGTCGTCGGTGAGCGCCTGGCACCCCGCCACGACGTACTCGACATCGGCACCGGGGGCGGCGAGATCCTGAGATCATTCGCGAACAGGATTCACACGGGGTTGGGCATCGACATCGACCAGCAGATGGTCCAGGTGGCGCGTGAGAACGCGGACAATCCACCGAACGTCGGGTTTCGCCGAAGCAGTCACCTGCTCGAAGATGTCCAAGAAGTATTCGACGTCGTCCTGAGCCGACACGCTCCCTTCTCGGTCGACGCCTTCGCGTCCCATCTCAAGGACGGCGGTGTATTCATCACGCAGCAGGTGGGCGAGCGAAACATGGCGAACGTGAAAGCCGCTCTCGGGCAGTCCGTGCCCGCTCCTGTGACTCGAGAGACGTTCGACGATTCGGCGCTCACCCTCCTCGAGTTCCGCGAGTACGACGTCACTTATATCGTTCCTGACATCGATTCACTCGTCTTCTGGCTTCGGGCACTCGATACCCTTCACGCCGATATAGACGGAGCTCGAGCAATCGGCGACGCCTCGAGTCTGAACGCGATCCTGCAAAACAACGTGTCCGCCGACGGGTTCGTCACGAACGAGCACCGGTACTTGGCCATCGCGGAGAAATCTCGGGCTCTCGCGGCGTGCTGA
- a CDS encoding acyltransferase, with amino-acid sequence MTEATGRSSSFASRLREDVAFALEHTVFTSILGSPFLPRFVRRTLLLTAGADARSSVGTGFALAGSARNLSIGSGVFLNKDVSVEAIAPVTIGANTSIGMQVLIITSHHEIADDGQWDPAPIGKPVTIGERVWIGARATILPGARIDDDVIIAAGAVVTGHLTSHGIYGGVPARRIRDLPAAV; translated from the coding sequence ATGACTGAAGCAACCGGACGTTCGTCCTCATTCGCTTCGAGGCTGCGGGAGGACGTGGCGTTCGCTCTCGAGCACACGGTCTTCACGAGCATCCTCGGATCACCGTTTCTGCCACGATTCGTCCGGAGAACACTCCTCCTCACGGCCGGGGCCGATGCGAGATCGTCCGTCGGGACCGGTTTCGCTCTCGCCGGCAGCGCCCGCAATCTCAGCATCGGATCAGGCGTCTTCCTCAATAAGGACGTGTCGGTCGAGGCCATCGCTCCCGTCACGATCGGCGCGAACACCTCCATCGGGATGCAGGTGCTCATCATCACCAGCCACCACGAGATCGCCGACGACGGCCAGTGGGACCCCGCGCCCATCGGGAAGCCGGTCACGATCGGTGAGCGCGTCTGGATCGGCGCCCGAGCGACCATCCTCCCCGGAGCCCGGATCGACGACGACGTGATCATCGCGGCCGGTGCGGTCGTCACCGGCCACCTCACCTCGCACGGCATCTACGGAGGCGTTCCCGCGCGCAGGATCCGAGACCTCCCCGCCGCTGTATAG
- a CDS encoding phage tail protein, with translation MTYIVDFVEVSATGLESSPVADALAGLRANEARYFKNKYDHVFTTGTPEEEADALEWVTRILREERDIVIASPPLEATAFEVDRIRMAYVFYESGLSINVMYSIADGGKRAVGFKLSQGMEVPEELASRFKFARQRSKLAGEIRGSFFVIKNEH, from the coding sequence ATGACGTACATCGTCGACTTCGTGGAGGTCTCGGCTACCGGGCTCGAGAGCTCGCCGGTCGCCGACGCGCTCGCAGGGCTCCGCGCCAACGAGGCCCGCTACTTCAAGAACAAGTACGACCACGTGTTCACGACGGGGACACCCGAGGAGGAGGCCGACGCTCTCGAGTGGGTGACCCGCATCCTGCGCGAGGAGCGGGACATCGTCATCGCGTCGCCGCCGCTCGAGGCGACGGCGTTCGAGGTCGACAGGATCCGGATGGCCTACGTGTTCTACGAGTCGGGGCTGTCGATCAACGTCATGTACTCGATCGCGGACGGCGGGAAGCGGGCGGTCGGCTTCAAGCTGTCGCAGGGCATGGAGGTGCCCGAGGAGCTCGCGTCGCGCTTCAAGTTCGCGCGTCAGCGGTCGAAGCTCGCCGGGGAGATCCGCGGGTCGTTCTTCGTCATCAAGAACGAGCACTGA